gaaaaggaaaaaattttGTGCTTGAAAATAAAATGAACCAAAATCGGAGAAATTCCAAGTAAATCACACCCATAAGCCCATAAGAGGAGGATAATTAATGCGTTATTTACCAAGCTGAACGACAATTCCAAgttttttaaaaggaaaatagCTCACACCCTTCATTTGAATCCACTTACTCACTGAAAGCCTGGAGAATTCATGGGCGCTCATTGCAGTCTTTATTCTCCAACTATAAACACCAGCATCGCTACATATTTAACCACGAAACACGTGCTCCTCACCTGACTTTTGATCTACACACCTAATCCAACGTCTAGGACTCCTCTTTGAATTCGTACCTCCTTCACTACTCCCTATATTCACGATATCCAATCCTTTCCCAACTGGCAAAAACACCGATCTCACGACACGTGTCCCTTTCTTAAGCACCCCATGCCATCCAAACCCAGAAAGGGCGCTCTGATACGCGTTCTTGCGTACCAAAACAGCGCCTTTATGGCTCAACTGAACGAACCTTAAAACCCTAACAAAATCCCTCTGTTTACAATCCACCACCAGAAAGTCCACCCCCGTAAGCTCCGTCATCACCTCCTCCGCTTTCCCTACGATCACCTCCGTCCTCGTCATGCCCGCGCCTTGCATCGATTTTACATACTCTGTTCGTGACCGTTCATCAGGGACTATACACACGTGTCTTCCGCAAGTGTGATATGCAGCGACAGCTAATCCGATGCTTGTGGCTATTGGACTGCCGTATGTCCATGTTTCGACGATTAGCGTGGAGCTCCAGCCGGCGGCCATGGCGGATAGGAGCTCAGGTACGCCCGATTCTTTGAAATTTTCACACTGCAAATGAAGTAAATAACTAGTAAGAGTTATGAGCGTAAATGAAAtagaaaaattgaaattaaaaaaaaaaaagaagtttgtCTAACCGATTTAACAGTATAAATATAAGCTTTTAGAGCTGTATCCGGAGACCAAACCAGCTTCATAATTCTCTGTGTATAAGATATATCAGTTTGGGGATTCTGCTCTGCTCTGCTCTGCTCTTTAATGGTTGAAGGTGGAGAAGAGACCTGAACTGAGAACTAAGGGCTTGTCCAAGTGGTGGAGGAGTTGTTAGGCTTTTAAATGGAGTTCACAGACCTTTATTGCTTTTGTTTTCTGCGCCCCGTTGACATTTTTCTCTACACATGCAATCGTGTGCatgatctatatatatataactatttaatttgttATGAATTTTTTATCCTACTCCTAGTTTATGCattaatttaagttttatattaatttcgattgatttaattttataagttttaatttaaagacttttaaattaatttcgaTTATTACTTGCATTCGATATTTCATATTTTTGAAAATGATCTCTTActcctaaaaaaaaataaatctcattaattaattttaatttgcatTTATTATAACTTTAAACTGataaagtctttttttttttttttaagtctaCTTTGAAGGATATAAAAATCTAATtgtttcatttttataaaaaaaccgCACTTAAATTTATTGACTAAACTTTTTATATCACAACTTGTCCTAGGAATAATATTTGACTTTtagttctaaaattttaatcttcTGTCTTTTTCCCTGAATTTATTAGAGATATATTGAAGCTTGAACTACAAAtttgaaatgtttttatttatctcttaatattttatctctttaactattttaataaataaatgcatttttttactgacacataaattaattttaatcaaacatCTTGGTTTTATATATACAACTCGCACACACTTTGTCCATAATTGAGGTGAAATCTCGAAAAATCTACTCATTTTCACTAGTGTCAGTTCTATGAGCTCCCCTCCCCTTATAAAACGCCACATCATGCAACGAgtcctttttcttttatataatacaaatatatatacattGTGTAGTGGCATGACTAGAAATTGATAATTTATACCATACTAAGCGAGGTCATTTCACCTTCTACTCATCTATCCTTAATTATCTAGGTTAGGTAGAAGAACATagagatcatgtataaaagaaattattattttgtgtTTGTAAAAATGATaggttaaatttaattaattattaaaattagtatatttttaaacaaaataagaTTAATTCATTAGTTATAAAGCCGAGCAATTAATCAACGAGTACATTTAAATTAGAATAAATCATATTTAAtaacaatattattttaaataaatttgattttacataaaaaataattgttttatACTACTTTCTTATTATCCTTATattcttattaaattaaatttatatgatgtttttttttaataaattttaacatgcacgtgaaaattaatttatgtgAATGGAAATtcgtttatattattaatatttttattcactcaaaatctaattaaaaattaagttaaattatttaaattcattataaTTTAGATTATTACTATTCGAATAAAATTCgtttaatttcatatattttaattaataatttatataaaaaatatttttattaataatttttatttaaaaaataatattttaaaaatatttaaataaaaatatataaaaatataaatatttttataaaaaaatatttttatattaaattaattatttgcataaataaattcaaataataaatacCCATGCATAAAATTtgagttcaaaattttattaatttgaatatttaaaaatatttgattcaTAATGAATTAGAAGGTTAAAAACTAAAAAGAATTTTTATGCCTATATAGCGTAATCtgttaattgaaataaaatacaatttatgtcacaatttattaaataaaactatatgtatatatatatatatatatataatgtgaTCATTAGACGAGTAACTagattagaaaattaaaaaaaaatccctactattataaaaaatttaattagattatgaagctttttttaaaaaaatttaagaagctAAAATAATAGCAGTATGTGAAAAAAAGTtacctttaaatttatataatttttattataatactaatatattatttaattagttgaatatttatattattaaatttttaatttttgtttttaataaattatttgaatttaaaaattaaactctttATTTTACTATAcgaaaattaattcattaagaaaattaaaCGGAATGCTTAATTTTTACTGTTCAAATTCACGTTAGGAAAATAAACATTGAGAATTGATTTAGTTAGACGATAGTTATGGTgtatttttaagaatttatagtttatttacAAGTAGACATAAAGGGGAGATAACAATGACGTGTGACGAATGCACTAGCTTTCCCTCTAAACATACTGAAAATAGCCGTACAAGTTGCACTTGCCAGTACCAATCTACAATGTCAAACTTATCAAACGTCATCGTAACTAATACCAATCTACAATGTCAAACTTATCATTATAAGCAGCTCTACTTCTATAATATTCTTCTGTGtatattgatttctttttttaatatatttttattttgtattcaaAATGATtctcaatattaaaatttttatattcctGCATTATGACGCGCATGCTCGATGTAAGATGAACatcttttgattttaatttaaacttaaattaaaattgatttggtTATTTAAACTTGGCtttgtatttaattaaatcaaaaccaataaatttaataatttttcatgtcAAATCATAATTAggacaatttaaaattaaaaactgtgcGTTCTCCCTGTTGCTCTCCCCTTCCCCTTCTTCATTTTATAATTCTCCTCTATTGTCCTCCTTTTCCTCAACCTTCATTTTATAAAgctaatttttctaaataatcaaatttgaatataatatgTAAATTCGTTTAGTCAAACTCATATTCATTGATACATAGTTAAAGTTTGCGATACATACGCTTAACTAAAAATTGATTacctttaaatttattattttaatattaaaataataaaatttattaagatcATAAATGAGTGAATTATTTATGAACCgtttaatattcaatttaataaaaatttaatttaatttaagctAATTTTGAACTTATTGTATTTGGTctgaatttaaaaagttaaactcaaaaaaaaaaaagtttcaaagttattttttaatgaactaAATTCAAcctaattttaaaatgttttaataaatgagttaaactcataattatttatatttaatctattaaaatttctaAGTCCACttgtaaaaaaaacataaaataaggtGTCGAATAATATACCATCACTAAATAGCGTATGTATCTCACCATTGAATTAAGCATAAATTTTTATGTCTTATCAAAACTGAGTTCCATAAAATTCAATCAAAACcataatctatattttattttattttcaattaaatgttttaatttaaaaaataatatatcaatttttactttattatttataatcgcagaatttttttttctctaatttcggttgctttaatttatataataaagtaAGATAACACTGGCGGCCGTATCTAGTACTAGCCCAATGACGTTAATGGGGCTTGTCCAAATTGAAAACTGGATTTTCTATTGATAAATGCAGTTTGGATACGTACTGTAGCAGTgctttttatttgtaaaatgtgatactattttattatatatttatatatatttgaaacagTATTATACTTTGAAATCTAACAATGTCTCTAAATCTATAACGTCATCGTTTATTTAGGT
The sequence above is a segment of the Manihot esculenta cultivar AM560-2 chromosome 5, M.esculenta_v8, whole genome shotgun sequence genome. Coding sequences within it:
- the LOC110616238 gene encoding uncharacterized protein LOC110616238: MKLVWSPDTALKAYIYTVKSCENFKESGVPELLSAMAAGWSSTLIVETWTYGSPIATSIGLAVAAYHTCGRHVCIVPDERSRTEYVKSMQGAGMTRTEVIVGKAEEVMTELTGVDFLVVDCKQRDFVRVLRFVQLSHKGAVLVRKNAYQSALSGFGWHGVLKKGTRVVRSVFLPVGKGLDIVNIGSSEGGTNSKRSPRRWIRCVDQKSGEEHVFRG